ACAAACATTTGGAAAATGGTTAGGAAACGGTATTAGTCTTATCTTTATGATGTATTTTTTAACCGTCAGTATTTCTGTCATTCGAACATACGTTGAAATTATTCAAGTGTGGATGTTCCCTACCGCTTCAACTTGGATGTTAACACTCTTTTTATGCTTAGTTAGCTATTACATTATTTCTTCCGGATTTCGTGTAATTACTGGCATTTGCGTTATCTCTATTGGCGGTACATTAGGATATTTATTTCTTAGCCTTTTCGTTTTGAAGTACTCACATTGGGATAATTTACTTCCTATGTTTACACGCTCTTTTTCAGATATATTAAAAGCTGCACACCTTTCAATATATAGTATGTCCGGATTTGAGGTCTATCTTATGGTATATCCATTTGTAAAACAACCTAAAAAATCGCATAAATTCGCTCAATACGGAGCACTGTTTTCAAACCTGTTATATTTATTCAGTACTCTTTTAGCCTTTACTTTTTTTAGTGAAAAACAATTATTTAAAACAATCTGGTCTCAACTCTCTATGACCCAAGTAATTCAACTTCCCTTCATAGAAAGGCTAGAATATATTGCAATTTCAGCTTATGCACTCGTTATTGTTACAAGTTCCATCCTTCCTTTATGGGCGGCAATGAGAGGAACTCACGAAATATTTCGCGTAAAACAAAGAGGGGTTCTAATCGCGTTTATCCTTATCACCCTCATTGTTTCACAACTTTTAACAAACAGACACGATATTAATAATTTTATTAGTAATGCATCAAAAGTTAGTTTTTGGCTCATTTATGTATACATCCCAATCCTATTTATCATTGTGTGGGTGAAAAGAAAATGGAAAAAATAAAAAGCAAAAGCAAATTAATACTTATTTCTTGTATAACACTCTTCAGTCTAACTGGATGTTTACAAAAAAATATTATCGATGATGTACAACTTATTCAAGGAACTGTTTTCGATGTAGCAAAGGATAATAAAGTAAAAGTGACATTCGTTTGTCCCATTCAGCGAAAAGGAAATAAAGTTCAAGTTTTTGAAGGAACGGCAAATGCGGTAAAACAAGTAAAAGCAGACACATCTTTAGAGTCTTCTCAACCATTTGCGAGCGGACAAATGCGGGTTTCGCTATTTACTATAAAACTTGCAAAAAAAGGAATGTCTACTACATTTGACACTTTAATTCGAGATGTGAATATAGGGAACGCTTTATACGTTGCTTTATTAGAGGGAAGTGGTACTGAACTTTTAAAAGGAAAATATACGACTTCATCCAATGTTGCAATTTATATAAAGAAATTGCTAGAACATAATATGGAAACTGGTCCTTTACCAAAGGATAACCTGCATATAGGAGCATTTCGTTATTATCAAGAAGGGCAAGACTACTATATTCCAATTCTAAAGAAACATGAGGATAAAATAAAAATCACCGGAATCGGTCTTTTTAAAAAGGATAAATATATCGGTAAAATTGCTGAAAGAGATATGTTCATATTTAAAGGACTGTTAGAGAAACACAGATTAGATTCACATGAATTTAAAACGGATTCTGCGTACGTAATGATTAATAATATTCGTTCTGTTCCAACTTACGATATAAAAATAAAAAACGGGAAACCTTCTTTTCTCATTCACGTTAAGCTTGATGCCCGTATTCAAGAACTATCGAAACAAATTAACTTAGAAAATGCTAAGAACACAAAAAAAATTGAAAAAGCCGTCCAAAAACAATTAGACGTACAGGCTGCCAAATTAATTAAGCAGTTTAAATCTTTAGGTGTCGATCCTCTTGGGCTAGGAGCAAAATATAAACAACATTATCGTCCATTTAAATTAGAAGAGTGGAAAAAAATGTACAAAGATGTCCCTGTTAAAGTAAAATATACCGTTAACATTACAAATTCTGGTGTAATTGAATAAGTTAACGATTGAACTCCCCTCTCTGGCATGGTACAACGGAGAGGAGAGTTTTTATTTTTAAATAGAGAAAAGGGATATTTACGGGGGAACTTATGTCTAAAAAATTAGTAAAACCTATTTTAAATGGTATTTTATTTCTCGGCGTCTTTTTATTTGCTCATACATACTTAAAAAATGTTTCTTTTACACGTTATTTACTTGTCGTTATACCAATGCTACTCATCGGAATGTTTGGTATCGATCTTATTTTATCCGTTTTAATTAAGAAAGAAGAATAACGAGCGAACATCTTATTTCTCATAAGATGTTCTTTTTATTTAATAACTACCTTATGTTACAATAAACTTCGGCATAACGTAAGAAAGGATGAAACAACATGATAAACGAAAAAGGTTTAGATAAAGGATACGAACTTGTTGCAAAAATGCATGAAGAATTCGGACATCCTGTGACAAGCACTCCAACAAAACTAACAGAAGAGCGTGCAAAAATTCGTGCTAGCTTTATGCAAGAAGAGCTAGAAGAATTTCTAGAAGCAACAACTGTTGAAGATCAATATGATGCACTTATTGACCTTATTTACTTTGCATTCGGAACGTTTGCAGAAATGGGCGTACGTCCAGATAAAGGATTCGAAATTGTAAACAATGCTAACATGGCAAAACTATTCTCTGATGGAAAGCCTCGATTCCGCGAGGGCGATGGCAAAATCATGAAACCAGAAGGATGGCAAGCACCCGAACCACAACTTCGTGCGGAAATTGAACGCCAACGTCAAGAGGCGGAAAAAAACTGCTAGGATCTCCTAGCAGTTTTTTATTATGTCTTTTTTCCAGCAATCCATTAATGACCCACGTGTCCCGCGTGTCCTGCAGCTCCTGCAGTACCAGCTGCTGCTCCTGCTGCCGCC
This Bacillus mycoides DNA region includes the following protein-coding sequences:
- a CDS encoding spore germination protein; amino-acid sequence: MSKVQEKYQISPIFVFFLIHSAQFGAGVLGFARIIAKVAGYDSWMGVLITGICIHILIWMMYFLLKETNGNLIDLHRQTFGKWLGNGISLIFMMYFLTVSISVIRTYVEIIQVWMFPTASTWMLTLFLCLVSYYIISSGFRVITGICVISIGGTLGYLFLSLFVLKYSHWDNLLPMFTRSFSDILKAAHLSIYSMSGFEVYLMVYPFVKQPKKSHKFAQYGALFSNLLYLFSTLLAFTFFSEKQLFKTIWSQLSMTQVIQLPFIERLEYIAISAYALVIVTSSILPLWAAMRGTHEIFRVKQRGVLIAFILITLIVSQLLTNRHDINNFISNASKVSFWLIYVYIPILFIIVWVKRKWKK
- a CDS encoding Ger(x)C family spore germination protein, coding for MEKIKSKSKLILISCITLFSLTGCLQKNIIDDVQLIQGTVFDVAKDNKVKVTFVCPIQRKGNKVQVFEGTANAVKQVKADTSLESSQPFASGQMRVSLFTIKLAKKGMSTTFDTLIRDVNIGNALYVALLEGSGTELLKGKYTTSSNVAIYIKKLLEHNMETGPLPKDNLHIGAFRYYQEGQDYYIPILKKHEDKIKITGIGLFKKDKYIGKIAERDMFIFKGLLEKHRLDSHEFKTDSAYVMINNIRSVPTYDIKIKNGKPSFLIHVKLDARIQELSKQINLENAKNTKKIEKAVQKQLDVQAAKLIKQFKSLGVDPLGLGAKYKQHYRPFKLEEWKKMYKDVPVKVKYTVNITNSGVIE
- a CDS encoding HAD family hydrolase, whose translation is MINEKGLDKGYELVAKMHEEFGHPVTSTPTKLTEERAKIRASFMQEELEEFLEATTVEDQYDALIDLIYFAFGTFAEMGVRPDKGFEIVNNANMAKLFSDGKPRFREGDGKIMKPEGWQAPEPQLRAEIERQRQEAEKNC